The Dokdonella koreensis DS-123 genome has a segment encoding these proteins:
- a CDS encoding AMP-binding protein yields MNKPLWEPSDERIERANLNRFMRFVREQTGNDDIRRYAPLYDFSVRHPARFWPLVWEFCGIRASGDFDPVLVDAEQMPGARWFPEVRLNVAQNLLRFRDDRPALVACDAAGASHTLSYAALHGEVARVAQALARAGVGAGDRVAAALPPGTERVIALLATIVLGALWAPLPVREDALPDPAYLAELAPKLLFVGGRAAADPSLPAALRHAAPSLATVVVLAPPGPLAVTDAVVSWAAFGAEEAPVPAFELLPFAHPLYLLPSASATAGIVHGAGGTLIQHLKELVLHLDLKREDRIVLATDDLPTWHWLVSALAVGATLVLDAAIADAAPEALWDRLDEVGASVLVTRSRTLAAAAAAGLTPMHTHKLQNLRTIAVTGPAPPAEAYDYVYGAIKQRVLLAAVAGGPDLVSCLAIGNPLLPIHRGELQCRGLGMRVEVIDADGRPLRDEEGELACLAPFPALPLGFWNDPDGERYRQACFGGREGTWHQGVRARLTSRDGIVVADPAPWPAASPTAVSAA; encoded by the coding sequence ATGAACAAACCGCTTTGGGAACCGAGCGACGAGCGCATCGAGCGCGCGAACCTCAACCGCTTCATGCGTTTCGTGCGCGAGCAGACCGGCAACGACGACATCCGCCGCTACGCGCCGCTGTATGACTTCTCGGTGCGCCACCCGGCGCGCTTCTGGCCGCTGGTCTGGGAGTTCTGCGGCATCCGTGCCTCCGGCGACTTCGACCCGGTGCTGGTCGATGCCGAGCAGATGCCGGGCGCGCGCTGGTTTCCCGAGGTGCGGCTCAACGTGGCGCAGAACCTCCTGCGTTTTCGCGACGACCGGCCGGCGCTGGTCGCCTGCGATGCCGCCGGCGCCAGCCACACGCTGAGCTATGCCGCCCTGCACGGCGAGGTCGCCCGGGTGGCGCAGGCATTGGCGCGCGCCGGCGTCGGTGCCGGCGATCGCGTCGCCGCCGCGTTGCCGCCGGGCACCGAGCGCGTGATCGCGCTGCTGGCGACGATCGTCCTCGGCGCGCTCTGGGCGCCGCTGCCGGTGCGCGAGGACGCCCTGCCGGATCCGGCCTACCTGGCCGAGCTGGCGCCGAAGCTGCTGTTCGTCGGTGGCCGAGCGGCCGCCGATCCGTCGCTGCCGGCCGCGCTGCGGCACGCGGCGCCGTCGCTCGCCACGGTGGTCGTGCTGGCGCCACCCGGCCCCCTGGCCGTCACCGATGCCGTCGTCAGCTGGGCCGCGTTCGGCGCCGAGGAGGCACCGGTGCCGGCCTTCGAGCTGCTGCCGTTCGCGCACCCGCTCTACCTGCTGCCGTCGGCCAGCGCCACCGCCGGCATCGTCCACGGCGCCGGCGGCACCTTGATCCAGCACCTCAAGGAACTGGTGCTGCACCTGGACCTGAAGCGCGAGGACCGCATCGTGCTCGCCACCGACGACCTGCCGACCTGGCACTGGCTGGTGTCGGCGCTGGCGGTCGGCGCAACCCTGGTGCTCGACGCGGCGATCGCCGATGCCGCGCCCGAGGCCCTGTGGGATCGCCTCGACGAGGTCGGCGCCAGTGTCCTGGTCACGCGCAGCCGCACGCTCGCCGCCGCCGCGGCCGCCGGCCTCACGCCGATGCACACGCACAAGCTGCAGAACCTGCGGACCATCGCCGTCACCGGCCCGGCGCCACCGGCCGAGGCCTACGACTACGTCTACGGCGCGATCAAGCAGCGCGTGCTGCTGGCCGCGGTCGCCGGCGGGCCGGACCTGGTTTCGTGCCTGGCGATCGGCAATCCGCTGCTGCCGATCCACCGCGGCGAACTGCAGTGCCGGGGACTGGGCATGCGCGTGGAAGTGATCGACGCCGACGGACGGCCGCTGCGCGACGAGGAAGGCGAGCTGGCCTGCCTCGCACCGTTTCCGGCGCTCCCGCTCGGGTTCTGGAACGACCCCGACGGCGAGCGCTACCGCCAGGCCTGCTTCGGCGGCCGCGAAGGCACCTGGCACCAGGGGGTCCGCGCGCGGCTGACCAGCCGCGACGGGATCGTCGTGGCCGATCCGGCACCGTGGCCGGCCGCATCGCCTACCGCCGTCAGCGCCGCATGA
- a CDS encoding NAD-dependent epimerase/dehydratase family protein encodes MSMPAASDGVLVLGSAGFAGQAIVRQLAADGLPVTALGRAERVTREGTVTRVRGSIEDAGLLAELLAGCRTIVYAASVTTPGASAREPVLEVTGNLLPLGRLLELAPAFPDRQLIYLSSAGAIYGDGANGAVEATPLKPRSYYGAGKAAAEAFLYACTAISGWRAAALRPTNVYGPGQTVGKGFAIVPTLFGHALDGTPFPIWGDGRNVRDYCHVDDLAGLVATIAAAGCRPGFTCYNVASGHTASVLDLVNACEHASGRTIAVERLPPRGVDVAHVAPVGTAVAADYGWTARIGLAEGLAQCWDWFRRAAERGQA; translated from the coding sequence ATGAGCATGCCGGCGGCATCCGATGGCGTGCTGGTGCTCGGCTCGGCCGGGTTCGCCGGCCAGGCGATCGTCCGCCAACTGGCCGCGGACGGCCTGCCTGTGACGGCACTGGGCCGCGCCGAGCGCGTCACCCGCGAGGGCACGGTCACGCGGGTGCGCGGCTCGATCGAGGATGCCGGCCTGCTGGCGGAGCTGCTGGCCGGCTGCCGGACGATCGTGTACGCCGCCAGTGTCACCACGCCCGGGGCCTCCGCCCGCGAGCCGGTGCTGGAGGTGACCGGCAACCTGTTGCCGCTCGGCCGCCTGCTGGAACTCGCGCCCGCGTTCCCGGATCGCCAGCTGATCTATCTTTCCTCCGCCGGCGCGATCTACGGCGACGGCGCGAACGGTGCCGTCGAAGCCACGCCGCTGAAGCCGCGCTCGTACTACGGCGCCGGCAAGGCGGCCGCCGAAGCGTTCCTATACGCCTGCACCGCGATCAGCGGCTGGCGCGCGGCGGCACTGCGGCCGACCAACGTCTACGGCCCGGGCCAGACGGTCGGCAAGGGTTTCGCGATCGTGCCGACACTGTTCGGCCATGCGCTGGACGGTACGCCGTTCCCGATCTGGGGCGACGGCCGCAACGTGCGCGACTACTGCCATGTCGACGACCTGGCCGGTCTCGTCGCCACGATCGCCGCCGCCGGCTGCCGTCCGGGCTTCACCTGCTACAACGTCGCCAGCGGCCATACCGCCTCCGTGCTCGACCTCGTCAACGCCTGCGAGCACGCCAGCGGCCGCACGATCGCCGTCGAGCGCCTGCCGCCGCGCGGCGTCGACGTGGCGCACGTCGCGCCGGTCGGCACCGCGGTCGCGGCCGACTACGGCTGGACCGCCCGGATCGGCCTGGCCGAAGGCCTCGCACAGTGCTGGGACTGGTTCCGGCGCGCGGCCGAGCGCGGCCAGGCCTAG
- a CDS encoding glycosyltransferase family 2 protein produces MPDAPSALPEVSVVVPVYGGSAALPELRERLAAAMRQAGLRHELILVDDRGQAEAWPTIRALADAHPEVVGLRLSQNFGQHAATVCGIAEARGEWIVTIDDDLEHAPEAIPALLAAGSAETPLVYGTFPQRTHAGYRNLTSELMRRALKRAFPDLNEAYTSFRAIHAPLARHLVALGHNRPYIDGMLSWLTSSVATVEVRHGTREHGHSTYTLRKLISHALNIFVTFSHLPLRVATYGGAALAVVSFLYLAYVVIGRLTGHITDPGYTSLMSVVLLACGIQLLILGVIGEYIGRLMSAAYRRPVYIVAHRVGGGDAGHGP; encoded by the coding sequence ATGCCTGACGCGCCATCCGCCCTGCCCGAGGTCTCCGTCGTCGTCCCGGTCTACGGCGGCAGCGCCGCCTTGCCCGAACTGCGCGAGCGCCTCGCGGCGGCGATGCGCCAGGCCGGTCTTCGCCACGAGCTGATCCTGGTCGACGACCGCGGCCAGGCCGAAGCCTGGCCGACGATCCGCGCGCTGGCCGACGCGCATCCGGAGGTCGTCGGCCTGCGCCTCTCGCAGAACTTCGGCCAGCATGCCGCCACGGTCTGCGGCATCGCCGAAGCGCGCGGCGAATGGATCGTCACGATCGACGACGACCTGGAGCACGCACCGGAGGCGATTCCGGCCCTGCTCGCCGCCGGCAGCGCCGAGACGCCGCTGGTCTACGGCACGTTCCCGCAGCGGACCCATGCCGGCTACCGCAACCTGACTTCCGAACTGATGCGCCGCGCGCTCAAGCGCGCCTTCCCGGATCTCAACGAGGCCTATACCTCGTTCCGCGCGATCCATGCCCCGCTCGCGCGCCACCTGGTCGCGCTCGGCCACAACCGGCCCTACATCGACGGCATGCTGTCGTGGCTGACCTCCAGCGTCGCCACCGTCGAGGTCCGGCACGGCACACGCGAGCACGGCCACAGCACCTACACGCTGCGCAAGCTGATCTCGCATGCGCTCAACATCTTCGTGACCTTCTCGCACCTGCCGCTGCGCGTGGCCACCTACGGCGGTGCCGCGCTGGCGGTGGTCAGCTTCCTGTACCTGGCCTACGTGGTGATCGGCCGGCTGACCGGCCACATCACCGACCCCGGCTACACCTCGCTGATGTCGGTGGTGCTGCTCGCCTGCGGCATCCAGCTGCTGATCCTCGGCGTGATCGGCGAGTACATCGGACGCTTGATGAGCGCCGCCTACCGGCGCCCGGTCTACATCGTCGCGCACCGCGTCGGCGGCGGCGATGCCGGCCATGGCCCCTGA
- a CDS encoding GtrA family protein, which produces MAPEHRRRVAGEFLRFLVVGGTNTVVAYGLYLILLHWLRYELAYSLAYLAGISVGYFMNTLFVFRQPLSRRAALRYPLVYLVQYLLSLLVLRVAVDLVGVPAWLALAFAIVATIPVTFVLSRLVIHAR; this is translated from the coding sequence ATGGCCCCTGAGCACCGCCGCCGCGTCGCCGGCGAGTTCCTGCGGTTCCTGGTCGTCGGCGGCACCAACACCGTCGTCGCCTACGGCCTGTACCTGATCCTGCTGCACTGGCTGCGCTACGAGCTGGCCTACAGCCTCGCCTACCTCGCCGGCATCTCGGTCGGCTATTTCATGAACACGCTGTTCGTGTTCCGCCAACCGCTCAGCCGGCGCGCCGCCCTGCGCTATCCGCTGGTCTACCTGGTGCAGTACCTGCTGAGCCTGCTGGTGCTGCGCGTGGCCGTCGACCTGGTCGGCGTGCCGGCCTGGCTCGCGCTCGCGTTCGCGATCGTCGCGACGATCCCGGTCACCTTCGTGCTGT